Proteins from a genomic interval of Fuerstiella sp.:
- a CDS encoding ribonucleoside-diphosphate reductase subunit alpha: protein MIRAQTEWVIHKRDGRTVPFDSGLIGRAIANAFRAELNLADQQPLDSESDQEIRSITEDIVVELSTDAGSESGTDVERVQDMVEMQLMKRGHFRVARRYIVYRAERAKIRSLQPSDSLDSLEEPATSSLRVLLEDDVRVDFDSDRIRRRFELACSDLPNCEVDQLLEEVMKSVYDDISVAEIYRAMILAARTRIEQDPAFDIVAARLLRMVIASESLGNAPAVPEDFERLYRNQFEHYVIDGIVADRLSPELRQYDLTRIAQALKPERDSLFKYPGLQAIYDRYLLHIEGRRIEMPQYFWMRVAMGLAINEPDREQRAIEFYDILSSMRFTSATPTLFNSATNHPQLSSCYLSTVSDDLEHIFKCVSDNAKLSKWAGGLGNDWTGIRATNAHIKGTNGRSQGVIPFLKVVNDTAVAVNQGGKRKGAVCSYLETWHMDIEEFLELRKNTGDDRRRTHDMHTANWIPDLFMKRVQLNQNWTLFSPDEVPDLHDLYGKAFEERYTEYERMAEEGRIQLSRSVPAVELWRKMLTRVFETGHPWITFKDPSNLRSPQDHTGVVHSSNLCTEILLNTSPEETAVCNLGSINLPAHIENGRLDLRMLEETVGTAMRMLDNVIDINFYPTQEARVSNRKHRPVGLGLMGFQDALAKMNYSYASEQAVEFADRSMEAISWFAIMASSRLAAERGTYDSYSGSKWDRGLLPIDTVEQLEKERGVPVDVDRSTSMDWDIVRKVVAENGMRNSNCMAIAPTATISTIIGVSQSIEPIYKHLYVKSNLSGEFTHVNTSLVNELRERGLWDAEMLDALKYYDGTLSEIDRIPADIRARYLTSFEIDAKWLIECASRRQKWIDMGQSLNLYMCEPSGRKLHDMYFLAWSKGLKTTYYLRTLAATQIEKSTVDVNKYGVQPRWMKHRSASSDITVDPGPDAGQRQDGPEEAVARPHVVPATDMSSVKACSLDDPDCDACQ, encoded by the coding sequence ATGATTCGAGCACAAACGGAATGGGTTATCCACAAACGCGATGGTCGTACAGTTCCATTCGATTCAGGACTGATTGGTCGAGCGATCGCAAACGCTTTTCGTGCTGAACTGAATCTGGCCGATCAGCAGCCGCTGGATTCAGAATCCGATCAGGAAATCCGCAGCATCACCGAAGATATCGTCGTCGAACTGTCGACGGATGCCGGTTCAGAGTCCGGCACCGATGTGGAACGTGTGCAGGACATGGTCGAAATGCAGCTGATGAAGCGTGGCCATTTCCGAGTTGCCCGCCGTTATATCGTTTATCGTGCAGAACGAGCAAAAATCCGGTCATTGCAACCGTCAGACAGTCTTGATTCGCTGGAGGAACCGGCGACTTCGTCACTGCGCGTTCTTCTGGAGGATGATGTTCGCGTTGATTTCGACTCTGACAGAATTCGACGTCGATTTGAACTGGCCTGCAGTGATCTCCCGAACTGTGAAGTCGATCAACTGCTCGAAGAAGTCATGAAGTCGGTTTACGACGACATCTCGGTCGCAGAGATCTATCGGGCGATGATACTGGCGGCACGTACGCGCATCGAACAGGATCCGGCCTTTGATATTGTTGCAGCGCGACTACTGAGAATGGTCATTGCCAGCGAATCGCTGGGAAATGCACCGGCTGTTCCGGAAGACTTTGAACGTCTTTATCGCAACCAGTTTGAACACTATGTGATTGACGGAATCGTTGCAGACCGTCTGTCTCCCGAGCTGCGTCAGTATGATTTGACCCGGATTGCCCAGGCACTGAAACCGGAACGCGACTCACTGTTTAAGTATCCAGGGCTGCAGGCCATCTACGATCGATACCTGCTGCACATTGAAGGTCGGCGGATTGAAATGCCGCAATACTTCTGGATGCGTGTCGCCATGGGACTTGCGATCAATGAACCGGATCGCGAGCAGCGAGCCATTGAGTTCTACGATATTCTTTCGTCAATGCGTTTCACATCTGCCACTCCCACACTGTTTAATTCAGCAACGAATCATCCTCAGTTAAGTTCCTGCTACCTGTCGACGGTCAGCGACGATCTGGAACACATTTTCAAATGTGTATCAGACAACGCCAAACTCAGTAAATGGGCGGGAGGTCTGGGTAACGACTGGACCGGTATTCGCGCGACAAATGCTCATATCAAAGGCACGAATGGTCGCAGCCAGGGCGTTATTCCTTTCCTGAAAGTCGTCAATGACACTGCGGTAGCCGTGAATCAGGGAGGAAAACGGAAAGGCGCTGTTTGTTCCTACCTTGAAACCTGGCATATGGACATCGAGGAGTTCCTGGAACTCCGTAAGAACACGGGCGACGACCGGCGGCGTACTCATGATATGCATACCGCCAACTGGATCCCTGATCTGTTCATGAAACGGGTTCAGCTTAACCAGAACTGGACTCTGTTTAGTCCCGACGAGGTTCCGGATCTTCACGATCTGTACGGCAAAGCCTTTGAGGAACGCTATACGGAATACGAGCGGATGGCAGAGGAGGGGCGTATTCAGCTGAGTCGCAGTGTTCCTGCTGTGGAACTTTGGAGAAAAATGCTGACTCGTGTGTTTGAAACGGGACATCCGTGGATCACCTTCAAAGATCCTTCCAATCTCCGATCGCCACAGGACCACACCGGAGTAGTTCACAGCAGTAATCTTTGTACAGAAATCCTGTTGAATACGTCCCCGGAAGAGACGGCTGTATGTAACCTGGGATCGATCAACCTGCCTGCTCATATTGAGAATGGCCGGCTGGATCTCCGGATGCTGGAAGAAACAGTCGGAACGGCCATGCGGATGTTGGACAATGTGATCGATATTAATTTCTACCCAACACAGGAAGCACGTGTCTCCAACCGGAAACATCGGCCTGTCGGTCTGGGACTGATGGGATTCCAAGATGCCCTGGCGAAGATGAATTACAGTTACGCCAGCGAACAGGCCGTTGAATTTGCAGATCGCAGTATGGAGGCAATTTCGTGGTTTGCCATTATGGCCTCTTCCCGACTGGCAGCTGAGCGGGGCACATATGATTCTTACTCAGGATCCAAATGGGATCGTGGTCTGCTTCCGATCGACACTGTCGAACAACTCGAAAAGGAACGTGGAGTGCCGGTAGACGTCGATCGATCGACCTCCATGGACTGGGACATTGTTCGCAAAGTTGTGGCTGAAAACGGGATGAGAAACAGTAACTGTATGGCGATTGCTCCGACCGCCACAATTTCGACGATCATTGGTGTGTCACAGTCCATTGAACCTATCTACAAGCATCTGTATGTGAAGAGCAATCTTTCCGGCGAGTTCACTCATGTGAATACATCACTTGTCAATGAGCTCAGGGAACGTGGCCTGTGGGATGCTGAAATGCTGGATGCACTCAAATACTACGATGGAACGCTTTCTGAAATTGATCGAATTCCGGCTGACATCCGGGCTCGCTATCTCACATCCTTTGAAATCGATGCCAAATGGCTGATTGAATGTGCCTCACGCCGCCAAAAATGGATCGACATGGGCCAGTCACTCAATCTGTATATGTGCGAGCCCAGTGGTCGCAAGTTGCATGACATGTACTTTTTAGCATGGAGCAAGGGACTCAAAACAACCTATTACCTGCGAACGCTGGCGGCGACTCAGATCGAAAAATCGACAGTCGACGTA